The following are encoded together in the Pseudodesulfovibrio indicus genome:
- a CDS encoding small ribosomal subunit Rsm22 family protein, protein MSIDGLFPNLTDDNADQLERFGGLLKSVWPLKGKHRDQLKYDIRDMSRSLTNERSTRRKEYMTDDKFLSPYLYYFLPWNLLRMSRLFSGLELDIPEDGHVADLGTGPLTTVLALWMSRPHLRERRLNFTCLDIAPKTMQAGLKLFRALAGEDSPWRIKTVKAAFTDHLRERADLLLVANALNELDWSGRTARPQAEKLATHLAGCAKDTGRILIIETGVRLTGRIIAEMRAQMLVKGFKPIAPCPHTGECPMPALGQGPWCHFNFLSKGAPEWLESVSKEASLEKDNVTLNFLYLSQNGAQEWGAVRAVSEPFKLHGDKGQYACSDRGLTLLQYAQGVRPLFPGQSFAPDWPQNPKTDLKSKAVILPYKGEGKK, encoded by the coding sequence ATGTCGATTGACGGCCTGTTCCCCAACCTGACCGATGACAACGCGGACCAGCTCGAACGGTTCGGCGGACTGCTCAAGTCCGTCTGGCCCCTCAAGGGCAAACACCGCGACCAGCTCAAGTACGACATCCGCGACATGTCGCGCAGCCTGACCAACGAGCGGTCCACCCGGCGCAAGGAGTACATGACCGACGACAAGTTCCTGTCGCCCTACCTGTACTACTTCCTGCCCTGGAACCTGCTGCGCATGTCCCGCCTCTTCTCCGGGCTGGAGCTGGATATCCCCGAGGACGGGCATGTGGCCGACCTCGGCACCGGTCCGCTGACCACGGTCCTGGCCCTGTGGATGTCGCGGCCCCACCTGCGGGAGCGGCGGCTCAACTTCACCTGCCTGGACATCGCGCCCAAGACCATGCAGGCCGGGCTGAAACTCTTCCGCGCCCTGGCCGGGGAGGACTCGCCGTGGCGCATCAAGACCGTCAAGGCCGCGTTCACCGACCACCTGCGCGAGCGGGCGGACCTGCTGCTGGTCGCCAACGCCCTCAACGAGCTGGACTGGTCGGGCCGCACCGCCCGGCCCCAGGCCGAGAAGCTGGCCACCCACCTGGCGGGCTGCGCCAAGGACACGGGCCGCATCCTGATCATCGAGACCGGGGTTCGGTTGACCGGGCGGATCATCGCCGAGATGCGCGCCCAGATGCTCGTCAAGGGGTTCAAGCCCATCGCGCCCTGTCCGCACACCGGCGAATGCCCCATGCCCGCCCTGGGCCAGGGGCCGTGGTGCCACTTCAACTTCCTGTCCAAGGGCGCGCCCGAGTGGCTGGAGTCCGTGTCCAAGGAAGCCAGCCTGGAAAAGGACAACGTGACCCTCAACTTCCTCTATCTCTCCCAGAACGGAGCCCAGGAATGGGGCGCGGTGCGGGCCGTTTCCGAACCGTTCAAGCTGCACGGCGACAAGGGACAGTACGCGTGCTCGGACCGGGGGCTGACCCTGCTCCAGTACGCGCAGGGCGTGCGGCCGCTGTTCCCGGGCCAATCCTTTGCCCCGGACTGGCCGCAAAACCCCAAGACCGACCTCAAGTCCAAGGCGGTCATCCTGCCGTACAAGGGCGAAGGCAAGAAGTGA
- the recJ gene encoding single-stranded-DNA-specific exonuclease RecJ, giving the protein MPCIWKHRGEGAAPPASATAMAEELEVSPLIVEILWNRGLTDVADMDRFLSPLLRHMANPAEIPGLTEAAETLARGLAEGRKLAVWGDYDVDGITATAVVKEFFAMRGIEVMHHLPNRMEEGYGMNVPWVERLHEQGADMLLTVDCGISDLEPVARARELGMVVVVSDHHLPGETLPSAHAVCDPRLKDGGPCDDLAGVGVAFMLMVALNRLLPGDPVDVRPLLDLVALGTIADIVRLTGQNRILVKNGLLLIKEAKRPGMAALKVVSDYERQAELGAGQIGFHLAPRINAAGRMGDPEKALRLLLSKDFDSAMPIAEELNAINMERRRQEQEIADEAFAQAEAMRSQAGLVLHADHWHPGIIGIVASRVVEKYYRPTLLLCAAESSGLLKGSGRSIPEFNLHEGLVSLAELFEGFGGHAQAAGVSLKPGNLGEFRERFNAKVIEALGPKPLTPTLKLDHELPFSSIDNTLLKELELLQPYGMGNPEPVFATRPVRVAEHALFGREREHVKLVLEDQETGTKLPGKAWRMADTLTSVVRGRTMRFAFTPKIDRYMGIPKIDLRIKDWIF; this is encoded by the coding sequence TTGCCCTGCATTTGGAAACACCGCGGCGAGGGAGCCGCGCCCCCGGCTTCGGCCACGGCCATGGCCGAAGAGCTTGAGGTTTCGCCCCTGATCGTCGAGATCCTCTGGAACCGTGGACTGACGGACGTGGCCGACATGGACCGCTTCCTGAGTCCGCTGCTCCGGCACATGGCCAACCCCGCCGAGATTCCCGGCCTGACCGAGGCCGCCGAGACCCTGGCGCGGGGGCTGGCCGAGGGACGCAAACTCGCCGTGTGGGGCGACTACGACGTGGACGGCATCACCGCCACGGCGGTGGTCAAGGAGTTCTTCGCCATGCGCGGGATCGAGGTCATGCACCATCTGCCCAACCGCATGGAGGAGGGCTACGGCATGAACGTGCCGTGGGTGGAGCGCCTGCACGAGCAGGGCGCGGACATGCTCCTGACCGTGGACTGCGGCATCTCCGACCTGGAGCCCGTGGCCCGCGCCCGCGAGCTGGGCATGGTCGTTGTCGTCTCGGACCACCATCTGCCGGGAGAGACCCTGCCGAGCGCGCACGCCGTGTGCGATCCGCGCCTGAAGGACGGCGGCCCGTGCGACGACCTGGCCGGGGTGGGCGTGGCGTTCATGCTCATGGTCGCCCTGAACCGGCTGCTGCCGGGCGATCCCGTGGACGTCCGTCCGCTGCTTGACCTGGTGGCGCTGGGGACCATCGCCGACATCGTCCGGCTGACGGGCCAGAACCGCATCCTGGTCAAGAACGGGCTGCTGCTCATCAAGGAGGCCAAGCGGCCCGGCATGGCGGCCCTCAAGGTGGTCAGCGATTACGAGCGCCAGGCCGAACTGGGCGCGGGGCAGATCGGCTTTCACCTGGCGCCGAGGATCAACGCCGCCGGACGCATGGGCGACCCGGAAAAGGCCCTCCGGTTGCTGCTCTCCAAGGATTTCGACTCGGCCATGCCCATCGCCGAGGAACTCAACGCCATCAACATGGAGCGCCGCCGCCAGGAGCAGGAGATCGCGGACGAGGCGTTTGCCCAGGCCGAGGCCATGCGCTCACAGGCCGGGCTGGTGCTCCACGCCGATCACTGGCACCCGGGCATCATCGGCATCGTGGCCTCGCGGGTGGTGGAGAAATATTACCGGCCCACGCTGCTGCTCTGCGCGGCGGAGTCCTCGGGACTGCTCAAGGGGTCCGGGCGGAGCATCCCGGAGTTCAACCTCCACGAGGGGCTGGTCTCGCTGGCCGAGCTGTTCGAAGGGTTCGGCGGCCACGCCCAGGCGGCGGGCGTCTCCCTCAAGCCCGGGAACCTGGGCGAGTTCCGCGAGCGGTTCAACGCCAAGGTCATCGAGGCCCTCGGCCCCAAGCCGTTGACACCGACCCTCAAGCTCGACCACGAGCTGCCGTTCTCTTCCATCGACAACACCCTGCTCAAGGAGCTGGAACTGCTCCAGCCCTACGGCATGGGCAACCCGGAGCCGGTCTTTGCAACCCGCCCGGTGCGCGTGGCCGAGCACGCCCTGTTCGGGCGCGAGCGGGAGCACGTCAAGCTGGTGCTGGAGGACCAGGAGACCGGCACCAAGCTGCCGGGCAAGGCGTGGCGCATGGCCGACACCCTGACCTCCGTGGTCCGGGGCCGAACCATGCGGTTCGCCTTCACCCCCAAGATCGACCGCTACATGGGCATCCCCAAAATCGATCTGCGCATCAAAGACTGGATATTCTAG
- the lipA gene encoding lipoyl synthase: MSSEKPLQKPLRIPPWLRIKLPSNENFSCTSGLIDDLRLNTVCQSAKCPNKWECFSRNVATFLVMGSICTRNCAFCNIEPGDLAPLDPSEPGRVAEAARRLELKHVVITSVTRDDLDDGGSGHFAATIRAVRQVLPACTVEVLIPDFQGDESALGTVLDARPDVLNHNLETVPPLYGTIRPQANYRQSLAVLENAKRLAPAIPTKSGIMVGLGETDDQILAVLDDLAAIRCDIVTIGQYMQPSRRHPLVQRYVEPERFQWYAEEGKKRGIRRMHSAPLVRSSYNAAEFV; this comes from the coding sequence ATGTCTTCGGAAAAGCCTTTGCAGAAACCTTTGCGGATTCCGCCGTGGCTGCGGATCAAGCTCCCTAGCAACGAAAATTTCTCCTGCACGTCCGGGCTGATCGACGACCTGCGGCTGAATACGGTCTGCCAGTCGGCCAAATGCCCGAACAAGTGGGAGTGTTTCTCGCGCAACGTGGCCACCTTCCTGGTCATGGGGTCCATCTGCACGCGCAACTGCGCCTTCTGCAACATCGAACCGGGCGACCTGGCCCCCCTGGACCCGTCCGAACCCGGCCGCGTGGCCGAGGCCGCGCGCAGGCTCGAACTCAAGCACGTGGTCATCACCTCGGTCACCCGGGACGACCTCGACGACGGCGGGTCCGGCCACTTCGCGGCCACCATCCGGGCCGTGCGCCAAGTGCTGCCCGCCTGCACCGTGGAGGTGCTCATCCCGGACTTCCAGGGCGACGAGAGCGCGCTCGGGACCGTGCTCGACGCCCGGCCCGACGTGCTCAACCACAACCTGGAGACCGTGCCGCCGCTCTACGGGACCATCCGGCCCCAGGCGAACTACCGCCAGTCCCTGGCCGTGCTGGAGAACGCCAAGCGGTTGGCCCCGGCCATCCCCACCAAGTCCGGCATCATGGTCGGCCTGGGCGAGACCGACGACCAGATACTGGCCGTGCTCGACGACCTGGCCGCCATCCGCTGCGACATCGTGACCATCGGCCAGTACATGCAGCCGAGCCGCCGCCATCCCCTGGTGCAACGCTACGTGGAGCCGGAACGGTTTCAGTGGTACGCCGAGGAAGGCAAAAAACGCGGCATCCGCCGGATGCACAGCGCCCCGCTGGTCCGGTCGAGCTACAACGCCGCCGAATTCGTCTAG
- the lipB gene encoding lipoyl(octanoyl) transferase LipB — protein sequence MRIVDLGLIGYAEAEALQLKTLEAVTAGREENTLFLLEHPKVITLGRQGGAENLHLDEAQLKAHNIELARTARGGNITCHFPGQLVAYPIWRVEKRPGGMRKFFHDMEQAVMDTCAHYGVSTIRRPKHPGVWVDETRKICSMGIGVRRWVTYHGLALNVARDVSLFNAITLCGIQGAVPTSLSAEAGRDIDIKDVKNVFGKAFAETFADSAVAADQAP from the coding sequence GTGAGAATCGTGGACCTGGGGCTGATCGGCTATGCCGAGGCCGAAGCCCTGCAACTGAAGACCCTGGAAGCGGTGACCGCCGGGCGGGAGGAGAACACCCTCTTCCTGCTGGAGCACCCCAAGGTGATCACCCTGGGCCGCCAGGGCGGGGCCGAGAACCTGCACCTGGACGAGGCGCAGCTCAAGGCCCACAATATCGAGCTGGCCCGGACCGCGCGCGGCGGCAACATCACCTGCCACTTTCCCGGCCAGCTGGTGGCCTACCCCATCTGGCGCGTGGAAAAGCGGCCCGGCGGCATGCGCAAATTCTTCCACGACATGGAACAGGCGGTCATGGACACCTGCGCGCACTACGGCGTATCCACCATCCGGCGGCCCAAGCACCCCGGGGTATGGGTGGACGAAACCAGGAAAATATGCTCAATGGGCATCGGCGTTCGCCGCTGGGTCACCTACCATGGGCTGGCCCTCAACGTGGCGCGCGACGTGAGCCTGTTCAACGCCATCACCCTGTGCGGCATACAGGGGGCGGTTCCCACCTCCCTGTCCGCTGAGGCCGGGCGCGACATCGACATCAAGGACGTCAAGAATGTCTTCGGAAAAGCCTTTGCAGAAACCTTTGCGGATTCCGCCGTGGCTGCGGATCAAGCTCCCTAG